One genomic segment of Paenibacillus xylanexedens includes these proteins:
- a CDS encoding carboxylesterase/lipase family protein: MLRMVTVEHGQVQGLPAADPRITSFKGIPFAAPPVGENRWRAPQPQSNWEGVLQAFDFAPISMQAPTVIDDNNIYTREWAVDPDLPMNEDCLYLNVWTPAKRTDEKLPVFVWYFGGGLQVGHTAEMEFDGERIARRGIVVVTINYRLNAFGFLCHPEISAESPHAPANFGHLDQQAGTQWVKRNIAAFGGDPDQITIGGQSAGGGSVLSQMTSPQNKGLFQRAVIMSGIATELYPKVRVPSVRSTLRDAEQAGVEFFSFLGVSSLAEARQLDAEYLRDKALEYKSFWGTVIDEQFCAGDPFTRFVQQEREAIPVMLGHTSSEFWTRPAAANLEELKQMAVELFGEDAPAFLQLCEADTGQFEHALQQASVRMIQHAILLAIRANSGHPSETPLYYYNFDAEIPGWDQPGTFHSVDLWFFFETLAKCWRPFTGKHYDLARQMCNYLSNFIATGDPNGSDSTGKLMPHWTPCTTEQPYLMEFGDQAQLQKTEPGPMLAFLIEQYFKKQNTPVV, from the coding sequence ATGCTTAGAATGGTTACGGTAGAACATGGACAAGTGCAAGGACTGCCCGCAGCGGACCCGCGGATTACCAGCTTCAAGGGAATTCCTTTTGCCGCACCTCCTGTAGGTGAGAACCGCTGGCGAGCTCCGCAGCCGCAGTCGAACTGGGAAGGTGTACTGCAAGCTTTTGATTTTGCCCCCATCTCCATGCAAGCCCCAACAGTCATCGATGATAACAATATCTATACCCGTGAATGGGCCGTTGATCCCGACCTGCCTATGAACGAGGATTGTCTGTATCTGAATGTCTGGACACCAGCCAAACGCACGGACGAGAAGCTGCCTGTTTTTGTCTGGTATTTTGGCGGGGGCCTACAAGTCGGCCATACGGCCGAAATGGAATTTGATGGCGAACGAATCGCTCGTAGAGGTATTGTCGTTGTGACGATTAATTATCGGCTGAATGCCTTCGGTTTCCTGTGCCATCCTGAGATTAGTGCCGAATCCCCCCATGCACCCGCCAACTTTGGTCATCTTGATCAGCAAGCAGGTACCCAGTGGGTCAAACGCAACATTGCCGCCTTTGGCGGTGATCCAGACCAGATCACCATCGGCGGACAGTCGGCAGGCGGAGGAAGTGTACTCAGCCAGATGACCTCTCCGCAAAATAAAGGCTTGTTCCAGCGAGCCGTCATCATGAGTGGTATAGCTACCGAGTTGTACCCGAAGGTCCGCGTGCCTTCTGTCCGTTCCACACTGCGAGATGCAGAGCAAGCAGGGGTTGAATTTTTCAGCTTCCTGGGCGTATCTTCCCTGGCTGAGGCGAGACAACTGGATGCTGAATATCTCCGTGACAAAGCACTCGAATACAAAAGCTTCTGGGGAACCGTCATCGACGAACAATTCTGCGCAGGCGATCCGTTTACTCGTTTTGTTCAGCAGGAGCGCGAAGCGATCCCCGTAATGCTGGGGCATACGTCTTCCGAATTTTGGACCCGTCCCGCCGCAGCCAATCTGGAAGAACTGAAGCAGATGGCTGTGGAGCTATTTGGCGAGGATGCTCCTGCCTTTTTGCAGCTATGTGAGGCTGATACCGGCCAATTCGAACATGCTCTGCAACAAGCATCGGTCCGCATGATCCAACATGCCATTCTGCTCGCCATCCGCGCGAACAGCGGTCATCCGTCTGAAACGCCTCTCTACTATTATAACTTCGACGCCGAGATTCCGGGCTGGGACCAGCCAGGCACTTTTCACTCCGTTGATCTGTGGTTTTTCTTCGAAACACTCGCCAAATGCTGGCGGCCTTTCACAGGCAAGCATTATGATCTGGCTCGCCAGATGTGTAATTATTTATCCAACTTTATTGCTACAGGTGATCCAAACGGTTCGGACTCCACTGGAAAGCTGATGCCTCATTGGACTCCTTGTACTACGGAACAACCGTATCTCATGGAATTTGGCGATCAGGCTCAATTACAGAAGACTGAGCCCGGACCGATGCTCGCGTTTCTAATTGAACAATATTTCAAGAAACAGAATACACCTGTTGTTTAA
- a CDS encoding AraC family transcriptional regulator: MNPIWHESSRASNLYFISGGHKPANAHQWGPGVRDVYALHYIIRGQGTLETGGRVFRLVTGESFIIFPQKEIYYYPDPQDPWEYVWVEFSGEDAGRLLGLTQLSEVQPVVSVSPETLQPFFHLAWNAGASSYELLRADARLRLLLSYYMEHYPSEPQVDAKDYVWLARKYIEQNYWKPTLTVTEIVKAVNLERSYLFRLFKATTGKSVLEYITSCRIGRACELLKTSGLPIQSVAYSVGYNDPLYFSKVFKKATSHTPTSYMMLHRTKA; this comes from the coding sequence TTGAATCCGATTTGGCATGAGAGCAGTAGAGCCAGTAATTTGTATTTTATCAGCGGTGGTCACAAGCCGGCCAACGCTCACCAATGGGGGCCAGGCGTGCGTGACGTTTATGCGCTGCACTATATTATCCGCGGTCAAGGGACGCTGGAGACGGGCGGCCGCGTTTTTCGGCTAGTTACGGGGGAAAGCTTTATCATATTTCCGCAAAAGGAGATTTACTATTATCCAGACCCGCAAGATCCATGGGAGTACGTCTGGGTGGAGTTTAGCGGTGAGGATGCCGGGCGGTTGCTGGGGCTGACGCAGCTTTCAGAGGTACAACCCGTGGTGTCGGTCTCGCCGGAGACACTGCAGCCTTTTTTCCATCTTGCCTGGAACGCGGGTGCATCATCCTATGAATTACTGCGGGCGGATGCCCGTTTGCGTCTGCTGCTTTCCTACTATATGGAACATTATCCGAGCGAGCCGCAGGTTGACGCCAAGGATTATGTCTGGCTGGCGAGAAAGTACATCGAGCAGAACTACTGGAAGCCGACATTGACCGTCACGGAGATCGTAAAGGCAGTTAATCTGGAGCGCAGTTATTTGTTTCGTCTGTTTAAGGCAACAACCGGCAAGTCTGTTTTGGAGTATATTACATCCTGCCGAATCGGGCGCGCCTGTGAACTGTTGAAAACGTCGGGCCTACCGATTCAATCGGTAGCCTATTCTGTCGGTTACAATGATCCGTTATATTTTTCCAAAGTATTCAAGAAAGCAACTTCACACACGCCAACATCTTACATGATGCTGCATCGGACGAAGGCATAA
- a CDS encoding glycoside hydrolase family 27 protein translates to MSNNQVLGFAPALGWNSWNTFTWDINEQLIRDVADVFVSEGYLAAGYEYIVIDDCWSLKERDANGNLVADPEKFPSGMRALSDYIHSKGLKFGMYSCVGTHTCAGYPGSFEHEFQDAALFAEWGVDYLKYDYCFKPRHISGELLYKRMSLALKNCGRDILFSACNWGADDVYDWIRESGAHMYRSTGDIRDNWDSVKELALSQLGKQSYTGSFCHNDMDMLIVGMYGGSNNDYIGSIGGCNDIEYKTHFSLWSMMGSPLMIGCDVRKANQITKDILLNPDLIAINQDVEARGAYRIKPEPQWFHTDDVFMLVKVLTDGDLAIGFFNLSDSQRELSLQFWDMGLPYAAGYALSLYDCWEHQELGVFRERFAPVVAAHDCLVVRAKLVK, encoded by the coding sequence ATGAGCAACAATCAAGTGTTAGGCTTTGCCCCTGCCCTGGGCTGGAATTCGTGGAATACCTTTACGTGGGATATTAACGAACAATTAATTCGGGATGTCGCTGATGTTTTTGTATCGGAAGGTTATCTGGCCGCTGGTTACGAGTATATTGTCATTGATGATTGCTGGAGCCTGAAGGAACGTGATGCAAACGGCAATCTGGTGGCTGACCCGGAGAAATTCCCGAGTGGAATGAGAGCGCTTTCCGATTATATCCATAGCAAAGGACTAAAATTCGGAATGTATTCATGCGTGGGTACACATACATGTGCCGGGTATCCAGGCAGCTTCGAGCATGAATTCCAGGATGCTGCCCTTTTTGCCGAATGGGGCGTTGATTATTTGAAGTATGATTACTGCTTCAAGCCGCGCCATATCTCAGGAGAGTTGCTGTACAAACGAATGAGCCTTGCGCTCAAAAACTGCGGACGCGATATCCTGTTCTCCGCCTGCAACTGGGGAGCCGACGATGTATACGATTGGATTCGGGAATCGGGCGCTCATATGTACCGCTCCACCGGCGATATCCGTGACAATTGGGATTCAGTGAAGGAACTTGCCCTGTCTCAATTGGGCAAACAAAGCTACACCGGCTCCTTCTGCCATAACGACATGGATATGCTAATCGTTGGTATGTACGGTGGAAGCAATAATGATTATATTGGCAGCATCGGCGGATGCAACGACATCGAATATAAAACCCACTTCTCACTCTGGTCCATGATGGGGTCCCCATTAATGATCGGATGTGACGTGCGCAAGGCCAACCAGATCACAAAAGATATTCTCCTGAATCCTGATCTGATCGCTATCAATCAGGATGTAGAAGCGCGCGGAGCTTACCGCATTAAACCAGAACCGCAATGGTTTCATACAGACGATGTATTTATGCTAGTGAAGGTACTCACAGATGGTGATCTAGCTATTGGTTTCTTCAACCTGAGCGACAGCCAGCGGGAATTGTCTTTGCAATTTTGGGATATGGGTCTGCCTTACGCTGCCGGTTATGCCCTGTCCCTGTATGACTGCTGGGAACATCAAGAGCTTGGCGTATTCCGTGAACGCTTCGCTCCCGTTGTCGCAGCACATGATTGTCTTGTCGTTCGGGCCAAACTGGTGAAATAG
- a CDS encoding AAA family ATPase: MIHLSNFKLSSQISGNPNIYPDHVFKHISGEVLIFDRVTVLYGSNGSGKSTLLNVIANKLGITGSERMTTYGNSAYVQRFLDKSSYELGRDEQEHVIRQLPEGSRYIKSEDILYEIKKIQQANVLREGLLYEQSQQGMSKAETEELAHSYAFKKKLDNIQFSQEKYSNGETSMQFFEEYLLPGQLYLLDEPETSLSPVNQIRLAEQINELARYFDSQFIISTHSPFVLGTLHAKIYNLDRTILQTAEWFELDNVRFFYHFFDKHKRLFDQE; this comes from the coding sequence ATGATTCATCTAAGCAATTTCAAGTTGTCTTCGCAAATTTCCGGCAACCCCAATATATATCCTGATCATGTATTCAAACATATCTCAGGAGAAGTCCTTATTTTTGATCGAGTCACTGTGCTCTATGGCAGCAACGGCTCTGGCAAATCCACCCTGCTGAACGTGATCGCCAACAAGTTGGGAATCACAGGTTCTGAACGAATGACAACGTATGGAAATAGCGCCTATGTGCAGCGTTTTCTGGATAAGAGCAGTTATGAGCTTGGGCGTGACGAACAGGAGCATGTCATCCGGCAACTGCCAGAAGGGAGCCGATACATCAAGTCAGAGGACATTTTATATGAGATCAAGAAAATTCAGCAAGCAAATGTGCTCCGCGAAGGACTGTTGTATGAACAGTCTCAACAAGGAATGAGCAAGGCCGAGACAGAAGAGTTAGCGCATTCCTATGCATTCAAGAAAAAGTTGGATAACATTCAGTTTTCTCAGGAAAAATACTCCAATGGAGAAACCTCCATGCAGTTTTTCGAAGAGTACCTGCTTCCGGGCCAATTGTATTTATTGGATGAACCGGAAACATCGCTTTCTCCTGTTAACCAAATCAGGCTGGCGGAGCAAATCAATGAGTTGGCACGATATTTTGACAGTCAATTTATCATTTCGACGCACTCGCCCTTTGTTCTGGGGACGCTCCATGCTAAAATTTACAATCTCGACAGGACGATTTTGCAAACGGCAGAGTGGTTTGAACTGGACAATGTACGTTTTTTCTACCATTTTTTTGACAAACATAAGCGTCTGTTCGATCAGGAATGA
- a CDS encoding DNA alkylation repair protein, with product MNLDEVMQELEALGKERTKKIYISNGAHEPLFGVATGAMKPMAKRIKKDQSLAEQLYATGNYDAMYFAGVIADPQAMTKADFDRWIDAAYFYMISDFIVAVTLAETDIAQAVSDKWIASGDELKMSAGWSCYCWLLGSRKDAEFSKNKLMEMLEQVKKTIHESPERTKYSMNNFLYTVATSYQPLHDQAVEIAKAVGPVEVNKDMPKSKLLNASENIQKAVDKGRTGFKRKYVRC from the coding sequence ATGAATCTAGATGAAGTAATGCAAGAGCTAGAAGCGCTGGGCAAAGAACGAACGAAAAAAATCTATATCTCCAATGGTGCACATGAACCGCTATTCGGCGTGGCAACTGGTGCGATGAAACCGATGGCGAAGCGGATCAAAAAGGATCAATCTTTGGCAGAGCAACTATATGCAACGGGGAATTATGATGCGATGTACTTTGCGGGCGTGATTGCCGATCCTCAAGCGATGACGAAAGCTGATTTTGACCGTTGGATCGATGCTGCTTATTTTTACATGATCTCTGACTTCATCGTTGCCGTCACGTTGGCGGAGACGGATATTGCTCAAGCAGTTTCGGATAAGTGGATCGCGAGCGGAGATGAACTGAAAATGTCAGCAGGATGGAGCTGTTACTGTTGGTTGCTCGGTAGTCGAAAGGATGCTGAATTTTCGAAGAATAAACTGATGGAGATGCTGGAACAGGTGAAAAAGACGATTCACGAATCTCCGGAACGAACGAAATATTCGATGAACAACTTCCTGTATACCGTTGCAACATCCTATCAACCGTTGCACGATCAGGCAGTGGAGATAGCCAAGGCTGTGGGACCTGTCGAAGTGAACAAGGACATGCCCAAGAGCAAGCTGCTGAATGCCTCTGAGAATATCCAAAAGGCAGTGGATAAAGGGCGGACGGGTTTCAAGCGTAAATATGTAAGATGCTGA
- a CDS encoding putative holin-like toxin, translating to MLMLTFGLLIVALLSNKDK from the coding sequence ATGCTAATGCTTACCTTCGGTTTGCTGATTGTAGCGCTGCTGTCCAATAAAGACAAATAG